DNA from Terriglobales bacterium:
TACCACCGTCCAAATCACGAACGCCGTCACTACCGCCCAGGCCACGTAATTGGGAGCCGCCACCGCAGCGTCCGGCAGGCGCCGGCCCCGAAACCGGACTGCCATCGCGCTGGGCGCCAGGTTGAACCAGGTGATGGTATGAAACAGCGCGAACGCCAGCGCCAGCAGGTTCACCACCACGATGATCGGATTCCGCAGAAACTGCTGCAGCTGCGCGTAGGACTCCGGCCCCGCTCTCAGGGCGCAAATCTGCACCAGCGTGAGCACCACGGAATAGGCGACCGCCAGGCTGGTGAGCTCGCGCAGGATGAATCGCAGGTACGGCCAGCGTCCCAGCCACCAATACGTCGAGACGCGCTTGCGGTACCAGCGCGGATGGTATTCCGTGTAGTGCGGCGCGCTCATGGCCTTGTCCCCCAGGGCATCAGGAACTTCCTGAACCACTCGCCGGCGGCGCGCAGCTTGTACTGCTGGATGGCGCCCGCCGGATCCACGTGCTTCGGACACGCCTGTGTGCACTCGCCCACGAAGGTGCATCCCCAGATGCCCTCGTGGTCGGATAGCAGGTCGGTTCGCTCGCTCCCGCCCTGATCGCGGGAATCCTTGTTGTAGCGCTGGGCCAGCGCCAGCGCCGCCGGCCCCACGAACAGCGGGTCCAAGCCGACCACCGGACAGGCGGCGTAGCACAGCAGGCAATTGATACACATGCTGAACTGCTTGAACTCATCGAGCTGCTCGGGGGTCTGCAGGTATTCACCCTCGGCCAGCGGCTTCTCTTCCCGGCGCATGAGCCAGGGTTTGGCTTTCTTCAGCTTGCGCATGAAGTCGGTGATCTCCACCACCAGGTCGCGGACCACCG
Protein-coding regions in this window:
- a CDS encoding succinate dehydrogenase/fumarate reductase iron-sulfur subunit; translated protein: MPDTITLEVARYSPERDAAPYFERHEVPCRKEWVVLDALNYIKDQRDGSLSYRWSCRMGICGSCGMMVNGEPKLTCATFLTSYAQEGKPVRVEPLRYFPVVRDLVVEITDFMRKLKKAKPWLMRREEKPLAEGEYLQTPEQLDEFKQFSMCINCLLCYAACPVVGLDPLFVGPAALALAQRYNKDSRDQGGSERTDLLSDHEGIWGCTFVGECTQACPKHVDPAGAIQQYKLRAAGEWFRKFLMPWGTRP